The Lynx canadensis isolate LIC74 chromosome D1, mLynCan4.pri.v2, whole genome shotgun sequence genome has a segment encoding these proteins:
- the COPB1 gene encoding coatomer subunit beta → MTAAENVCYTLINVPMDSEPPSEISLKNDLEKGDVKSKTEALKKVIIMILNGEKLPGLLMTIIRFVLPLQDHTIKKLLLVFWEIVPKTTPDGRLLHEMILVCDAYRKDLQHPNEFIRGSTLRFLCKLKEAELLEPLMPAIRACLEHRHSYVRRNAVLAIYTIYRNFEHLIPDAPELIHDFLVNEKDASCKRNAFMMLIHADQDRALDYLSTCIDQVQTFGDILQLVIVELIYKVCHANPSERARFIRCIYNLLQSSSPAVKYEAAGTLVTLSSAPTAIKAAAQCYIDLIIKESDNNVKLIVLDRLIELKEHPAHERVLQDLVMDILRVLSTPDLEVRKKTLQLALDLVSSRNVEELVIVLKKEVIKTNNVSEHEDTDKYRQLLVRTLHSCSVRFPDMAANVIPVLMEFLSDNNEAAAADVLEFVREAIQRFDNLRMLIVEKMLEVFHAIKSVKIYRGALWILGEYCSTKEDIQSVMTEVRRSLGEIPIVESEIKKEAGELKPEEEMTVGPVQKLVTEMGTYATQSALSSSRPTKKEDERPPLRGFLLDGDFFVAASLATTLTKIALRYVALVQEKKKQNSFVAEAMLLMATILHLGKSSLPKKPITDDDVDRISLCLKVLSECSPLMNDIFNKECRQSLSHMLSAKLEEEKLSQKKESEKRNVTVQPDDPISFMQLTAKNEMNCKEDQFQLSLLAAMGNTQRKEAADPLASKLNKVTQLTGFSDPVYAEAYVHVNQYDIVLDVLVVNQTSDTLQNCTLELATLGDLKLVEKPSPLTLAPHDFANIKANVKVASTENGIIFGNIVYDVSGAASDRNCVVLSDIHIDIMDYIQPATCTDAEFRQMWAEFEWENKVTVNTNIVDLNDYLQHILKSTNMKCLTPEKALSGYCGFMAANLYARSIFGEDALANVSIEKPIQQGPEAPVTGHIRIRAKSQGMALSLGDKINLSQKKTSV, encoded by the exons AAAAAGGAGATGTGAAGTCAAAGACTGAAGCTTTGAAGAAAGTGATCATTATGATTCTGAATGGTGAAAAGCTTCCTGGGCTTCTGATGACCATCATTCGTTTCGTACTACCTCTTCAGGATCATACCATCAAAAAATTACTTCTAGTATTTTGGGAAATTGTTCCTAAAACAACTCCAGATGGAAGACTTTTACATGAAATGATCCTTGTTTGTGATGCATACAGAAAG gATCTTCAGCATCCTAATGAATTTATTCGAGGATCTACTCTTCGTTTTCTTTGCAAATTGAAAGAAGCAGAATTGCTAGAACCTTTAATGCCAGCTATCCGTGCTTGTTTGGAGCATCGACACAGCTATGTTAGAAGAAATGCTGTTTTGGCCATCTATACTATCTATAG gaattttgAACACCTTATACCTGATGCTCCTGAACTGATACATGATTTTCTGGTGAATGAGAAGGATGCAAGTTGTAAAAGGAATGCATTTATGATGCTAATTCATGCAGATCAG gaTCGAGCTTTGGATTACCTAAGTACTTGCATTGATCAAGTTCAGACATTTGGAGACATTCTTCAGTTGGTTATTGTTGAGCTAATTTACAAG gtcTGTCATGCTAATCCATCAGAAAGGGCTCGTTTCATTCGCTGCATCTATAACTTACTACAGTCATCTAGCCCTGCTGTAAAATATGAAGCCGCTGGAACATTAGTGACACTTTCTAGTGCGCCCACTGCAATCAAG gCTGCTGCTCAGTGCTACATTGATTTAATTATTAAGGAAAGTGACAACAACGTAAAGCTCATAGTTCTGGATCGATTGATAGAATTAAAAGAGCATCCTGCTCATGAACGAGTACTACAG gatctAGTTATGGACATCCTGAGAGTATTGAGCACACCAGACTTAGAAGTACGCAAGAAAACTCTGCAGTTAGCACTGGATCTTGTTTCTTCTAGGAATGTTGAAGAG CTGGTTATTGTTCTGAAGAAGGAAgtgattaaaacaaataatgtgtCTGAGCATGAAGATACTGACAAATACAGACAACTCCTTGTGAGAACATTGCATTCCTGTTCTGTCCGATTTCCAGATATGGCTGCAAATGTTATTCCTGTG ttaatGGAATTTCTCAGtgacaataatgaagcagcagccGCTGATGTCTTGGAGTTTGTCCGTGAAGCCATTCAGCGCTTTGATAACCTGAGAATGCTTATTGTTGAGAAGATGCTTGAAGTCTTTCATGCTATTAAATCTGTCAA GATTTACCGAGGAGCATTATGGATCCTGGGAGAATACTGTAGTACCAAGGAAGACATTCAGAGTGTGATGACAGAAGTCCGCAGGTCCCTGGGGGAG ATCCCAATCGTAGagtcagaaataaagaaagaagctgGTGAATTAAAACCTGAAGAGGAAATGACTGTGGGGCCAGTTCAGAAGTTAGTAACTGAGATGGGCACCTATGCAACTCAGAGCGCCCTTAGTAGTTCCCGACCCACCAAGAAAGAGGATGAAAG ACCTCCCCTAAGAGGATTCCTTCTGGATGGAGATTTCTTTGTTGCTGCCTCCCTTGCCACAACTCTGACCAAGATTGCCTTGCGCTATGTAGCTTTGGttcaggagaagaaaaagcaaaat TCTTTTGTTGCTGAGGCTATGTTGCTTATGGCCACTATCCTTCATTTGGGAAAATCGTCTCTTCCTAAGAAGCCAATTACAGATGATGACGTAGATCGAATTTCCCTGTGCCTCAAGGTCTTGTCTGAATGTTCACCTTTAATGAATGACATTTTCAATAAGGAATGCAGACAGTCCCTCTCTCACATGTTATCTGCTAAactagaagaagagaaattatcTCAGAAG AAAGAATCTGAAAAGAGAAATGTGACAGTACAGCCTGATGACCCCATTTCCTTTATGCAACTAACTGCTAAGAATGAAATGAACTGCAAGGAAGATCAGTTTCAGCTGAGCTTGCTGGCAGCAATGGgcaacacacagaggaaagaggcAGCAGATCCCCTCGCATCTAAACTTAACAAG GTCACCCAGTTGACAGGTTTCTCAGATCCTGTATATGCAGAAGCTTATGTCCATGTCAACCAGTATGATATCGTCCTGGATGTACTTGTTGTGAACCAAACCAGTGATACTTTGCAGAACTGCACGTTAGAGTTAGCTACTCTGG GGGATCTGAAACTTGTGGAAAAGCCATCTCCTTTGACTCTTGCTCCTCatgattttgcaaatattaaagcTAATGTCAAAGTAGCATCAacagaaaatggaataatttttggTAACATAG TTTATGATGTCTCCGGAGCAGCAAGTGACAGAAATTGTGTAGTCCTCAGTGATATTCACATCGACATCATGGACTATATCCAGCCTGCAACTTGCACTGATGCTGAATTCCGTCAGATGTGGGCTGAATTCGAATGGGAAAACAAA GTGACAGTTAACACAAATATTGTTGACTTAAATGACTATTTACAGCATATATTAAAGTCAACCAACATGAAATGCCTCACTCCAGAGAAG GCTCTTTCTGGTTACTGTGGCTTTATGGCAGCCAACCTCTATGCCCGTTCCATATTTGGAGAAGATGCACTTGCAAATGTCAGCATTGAAAAGCCAATTCAACAGGGACCAGAGGCCCCTGTTACAGGCCACATAAGAATTCGTGCAAAGAGTCAG GGAATGGCCTTAAGTCTTGGAGATAAAATCAACTTGTCTCAGAAGAAAACTAGtgtataa